TGTAAGGTCTAGCTTAAGTTTAGCGGTAGATTAGAAGGTTAAACAAACACCAAACACGTCGGAAAGCTAAGGTATTTCATACTTGTGTGATGTTTGAGTTTAATCTTTAACacatatgtgtaatttttgaatttaaatctTTGTCATTTGACGAATGAATGAAcctaatttcaattaatcaataataatagtattaagAACAATGGATAAAATAGAGCAATAATACAGCAACAACagtaaaaattatcaacttgtttctaattttctatGATAGCGACgattattttgataatggATGCATTGCAGGCAGCCCCTGCGAATTTTGGCAACCAATAAGGGTTATATATAgcaaaattacttaaaataatGGAAGTGAAAATGACAAGATATTTGACTTGGATTCCCAGGAGGGTCAGGGGGTGGCATTTCTTGAATTGTCTAGCTCAAGACATGATACAACGAATTACATTTCGTACACCCCATAATAATGCAATAAagttaatcaaatttaaatcatgTGGCGTCACAGTTGCGATGTACATTCCATgattgcaatttatttatgtggtcctgttaatttatttcgaaagCGTCCTTCGTTCTTGAGATAAGGGCCGTTGAGGTTGCTAGTGCCTAGTGGCGtgtctaatcaattaattccCAATGATTCAGTTATTTGAAAAACCCCTTCTCTTAAAACTGAAACATCATCTGCACTGCAACTCAGCTTAGTGAGAGATCCAATCTCAGATATCTGACTACAAAGATAGGACCCATATGCTACTGTCTGGAGTGCTGAAAATAGTTTAATCATATTTCTACTTTTTCTCCTTAAGAAAAGTCCGGAAATACTAAGATCTACATTGAATTGATAATGATCCACACTGTAAGAATCTCCAgatgggtgtgtgtgttataGGTAGACCTATAACGTAATATTCCAGAAACAATCACTCTCTACTTGCAGTTTTAGCTGCGATGGTGGAACATTTCTGAGCATGCAGATGGGATTCTCATACATCAGTTTAATGCGTTCATCTTTGGACATTAATGAGAGATCTGAACTGAAATGCACAATTATGACATATTCTATCATACTAGCAACAAGAGAAAATTCATTCTCTTCAGCTACATTTGACAATCTTCttaacaatatttatcatCGCTAAACTGAGAAGACAAACAAGTTTGCGTTAAGAATTTAACATCCTACGCAAAagttcatattaaaatttaaatctatgTTGCCAAACCAGGGGGATAGTTGCCACAATGTGCagatacaaaaacaaatcctCTTAACTCAAATTAGTTTCAAAAGGCAAAACCACAATTTTTTCAGTATCTGTCACAAGCAGCCGAGAAGCCACAGAGGCAGAAACCTCGGGCTTACTGGTTTGGAAGAAAATCCTTTGGTACACTCGTGTTTACGAGTGACTAAATAACAGAGATTGTCTTGTTCACAGCTCTTCAGGCAGACAACGGAGGGAAATCATCTTCATCTTTCAGATGGTTCAATGAAATCCTACATGTTCAGAGCAAGGAAATTGCTCAAACAGAAGACCAGCAATATCAGCGACCAAAGACAGCAGTATATAGTTATGTATTCAAAGTTTCCTTTACCTATCCTGCTCCCTACTCAATGCAGGTCGTGACTTTTGTGTCCCTGAGAAAGTTTTGGGGGACCCAGAGACGGATCTTTGTTTCCTGTTCTTATCTGATTCAGATGTTCCAGATGCATGTCCAACcaattcaaattcaacaacCCCCTCATGTTGGATCGATAAGCCATTTGCATTAGGATACCCATTCCCACGAGGAGAAAATGATGGGTGGTTACCAGAAGAACTAACCATCACACTTTTCTCGACACGGACTTGAGGTTGTGACAATTCATGGCTGCTTCTGTCTAGCATATTTGGCTCTCTAAATATCATACTTCGCCCATTGGTTCGTGGAGACCTTGATGGTGCTTGATTCCTTGCTTTCATTGACGAAGATCTATAACCTTGTGGGGATTGACTCTGCAGAGTAACAAAGCAAAAAACCCAGACAGCAAATTAGAGGTGATAGGTAAAGGAAGCTACAAAGTCACATGAACAGTCCATGTAATCAAAATAATGACTGTAGAGATTAGGTTCAGTTGCACACCATATTTGGAAAGTATGTTCCTGTTCCTCTGGGTTTTGGCATCTCTTCCCACCCAAAGGGGACACCTGGTACTAGTAAAGGTTGCATGGTATACATTGCTGGACTTGGATGGAAGCCATTATGATGTCGATGGGAAAACCCGTTCTGCTTAAAATGCGACAGGGGCAGGAGACCGTCCCATGGACTGTTACTGCCTTGATATGGAGCAGTTGGCAAGTGAGGCATGTGCAAAGAATGAATAGTTAAGGCATATTCATAGCACCATCGACCATATTGCAAGCAGTGCAAGTAACTATCATAATCCCCAGTGAGATCTGATGAGTTTAAAGCTTCAGGTCTCTCGCTTGTTCTTGTTGAGCCATGGTCTGAATCCATATGATTTTGATCCCCTGAAAAAGACAATGACTTTGGAGCCGGAAAAACATCCTTGGATTTGCTTGAAGCCACTGCTTCATCTTTGTCAACAAATTGGTTTTCGTCCATGCTTCCAACAGCATCAtctcttccttcatcagaTCCTGATGAAACCAAGGAAGAGGTGCTCTTTCCACAGTTGTCCTGCTTATCTGAATCTGGCTCTCGGTCTCTCATACTTTtcgattttgaaaaatagaggTGAGGTGCATGATAGGGCTTAGCAATTGCAGTGACACTCTCCTTCATAACTGGAGTTTGACGTGTGGATGAACCAGCAGAAATCTTAAGCTCCCCAAGCGAAGAGGTGGCAAGGTCATTTGAATCTCCATGAAAACGAGAACCCAGAGCATTAGGTTCAGAAGGCTGGTCTCTGTCCAGCAACAATGTTGGGTGTTTTAACACCAAGCTGCTGTATGGCTCTCCATTTGCCACATCTGATTTTCTTTCTGTCCCTTTGAGTAAATCTTGGGAAAATTTACCTGAACTGGGCTGAAAATCTCCAGCATGCTCATCGATGTATTCGTTTAAGTTATCAGTTTTAGACAACCCAGCCTCTGGAACAGGCATTGCGGAGATGGGCCTGTTGCAAATTACGGAGGGGTCAAAATCCTGAACGTCAGGCCTCTTTCCACCTCCATGCCTAGCCATAGTGTTGGAGAAGAATTTGTGAAGCTCAGTAGCAATAGAATCTTCAGGCTGCGTAAGTATCCGTGCAAGTTTTCTAGCCCCATAAGAGAAAGCACTGCGTATGCGGTAGAAGTTTCCTGTACAGAATACGATGGTAAAAAATGTAAACACAAGATGCAGCCAACTGAACTTTATTGCAAAAAATCTAGAGTTAGCATCAGAAGGAAGCACAGAGCTACAGTTAAGGTATCCAAGCAGATGCGCACTCATTGAGCTTTGAAACGCAAAATATTGCTGGAGCGTACATaaggtaatttatttttccaggAAGAGTGGTTTGTGTTCATATTTGTAAACAAGATATCAAACAGGCATCTATCCTGAGACTTTGACGAGAAAATCATAAGACATAAGCAGggtgaaaatatcttatatacAACTCATCTCATATTCATTCAATAAGACAAACAGGCGTGACCTACAGTTGTCTTctctaacaaataaaacaatgatTAATAACTTTGCTTCACTCACATTAGCAACAAAAATGATTCATACCTTTACTGACACTACGTCCAAGATTATTGATCTCTTTCAGTGGATCAACTATGTTAAGATGTTTCCGCTGAAACCCACGAGAATTTTTGTCGCCACCTCTTGAAGGAACTGAAAACATGCCAATACATGAACTTAAGAAATCGCTGCTTAGCAGTAAATCTCTGTCACTATCTTCTGGCATCTCAGCTGAAAAAATAGAGAACAGAATAAACAGTTAAATGGCAGTTGTAAGAtctaattatgtaatatttgtgATCCCGATCAAGAAAATGACACTCACCAACAATAGCTGGCAATGAAGAGAGGCGAACAGGGCCATTTAAGCTAATACAGTAGGTCTCCCAATCAAATTTGCTGAAATAGTCCAAAAACTTATATAGAACCTAAAGCAAAAGATTACCGTTATAACTTATAAGGTTTATTATGTCAAGGCAATTTGAAGAAATGGATTATAACCACAAGAACTCACAGCTAAAGGCCCATCTAACGTTGAGTGAAAAAGATGGAAAATGTACAAAACCAACGTCTCCAAAGCATATGTAGAAATCAAACCATGATGAGCACCAAGGATACGACTTTCATAGTAGCACCATGCTTTGATCAGGATAATACTGCGCTTAAACAGATGATCTTTGCCAATGAGGCGATCAACCTGAACAAATGCATCACAACTGTCAACATTTAAAATTCGTGAATCCACCTTCATTTACATAACTTGAATGGATTTGATTTTGTGCAATTCTCATAAGACTAAGTATCAGGCCCAAAAGTAAAGTAAcagagaaataataaattattaagtcTACGGAATTAGCAATTCTTGCATTAGAGGATGGAACATGCAAGTAAAGAAGAGGATGCATATTGTACTAGAGCTAAATGTCTCATCAAGTTTCTTTTCATCGTTAGAATGGAGTACAAAAAGctgtttgtatttataaaagctATTATGAAACGAGTAATTTCATAAACAAcacaaattgataaatatatttaatatgacaattaattttgtttggcAACATATCTATTGTAACTCATAACATAAAATACATTGATAACATCATGTAACAATTCTTGTTTAATATTCattaacaaacataaaaacatACCTGTGTATATACactaatcataaaataattgtatagcAGACACGATATGTATGATTTTCACATGAGTCAAATATGAATAAgtaaaatacaacattaatcACTCATTGCACTAGAAGTTACATCTCAATTCTCAATGAACCACATATGTCATGCTTAATCCATTAGCGTACAACCATGTCTTAATCAACAAATTAGAGACCACTGGAAGCATCAGTCGTAATGAAACATCCTGGGCAAGTATTCAGATAAATCCCTCAACAGTTCTTAACTTTCACAATTACATAACAAAAGTTACCTGCTCCAGAAAGCATAAAGTACAAAGGCCCCCAATTTGGTTAAAGGATACGTCAACAACAATATCTTGAACAATACATTTCACAAGCTTAACCTGCCATATAAGAGCTCCATTTCATTAAGACGggaaaatattcataaactTGCACAAGATTTCCAATGATATAAGCTGAAATCTTGAACAAATATCTAACCTTCACTAAAAAAGTTCCAACTGAAAATGGCATGTGAGGCACACAATTTAGAGCTTACTATTGTCTAAACAAAAATCGATCCACAGTACAAAATACTCTAACTTAATACAAGATAAGAGTACCATTAGACCCAATTAAAGGCAAAAGACAAATCTTAAGCTTGAGCCAGGTGTCAAGAAAATCTCCACCTGCTGANNNNNNNNNNNNNNNNNNNNNNNNNNNNNNNNNNNNNNNNNNNNNNNNNNNNNNNNNNNNNNNNNNNNNNNNNNNNNNNNAAGGATAGGACTAAATGGTACAAATCAAGATCAATTTTCCTTAAATCTGTTATGAACAGAAAGTGCATCAAAATTGAGACAAAGAGATGCCATCATGAAAGCAAGaaaactaaatgaaaattttaactcaaTTTATGTTTCTCGAAGCATGGAAAGAAACTGTATGGCAAAACTTACTGTCTTAACGTCAAAGATAAAGGAAAATGATTCCTACCAATGTTgcaaacaatattttttgtattttgcacAAAAGGTAGCAATTCAAGGAGCGCATCAGTCAACCAAATCCAATAGCATACataataaacttttcaaataagaaaaagtgaattttGGAAAGCACTTTTATCCACATGGCACGCAATTGGGCAGCACAGCAGTAAGCAATGTAATTCCTTTTCTACTGTCAGCAAGGCCTAGCCTCACCTATAATAAAGCAAGTTCTCCGCCTATGGGTAACACGAGGTAGGCAATAGATGCCACTAATGCTTCATGCAGAAATATATCCACAACTAATTCTATGGCCTCAGCTGCTTTATGCGTCAGTTCCTATGATGAGGCCAATGATAATATATTGGAAAATTTTGACAGGAAAGAGGAAGGTTCCTGACATATAAGGAAGGCTCAATATCTGAAGGTTGGTTCGTAACAGGTTACTCACATATCCTTTACCCTCACTTTTGGAAGAAACCTGCTCATAAACTAAGTCGAGTGTGGCTCAAAAAGATTAAGTTCCTCTAGTAAAtccttatcaaattttaggtaCATTCCGAAGTTTGCTACATAAATCCTTTTCTACCACTGAGCTACTATGTTAAGGTTACCTCCATTTCCAGAGCTACACCACTAAGACTTACGCTATTATGCGACTACCTTGAGTAGCACGACTGTTGATCAAAATCTCTGGAGGATTACCTACAATACCTGTTCCATGAGACCTACTAAAAGTCCAGCCTTCATTAAGtgtttgttcttcttctgcaAATTCTCTTGCGCAGATACCATATTATACAGGAAACACATGCtcgtttattttattcacttaCTTTTTCTTACCAAATGCATCTAAACTATTGTGTCATTGTTACTCTCTGTAGAGAGCTACTATTTATGCCACAGGGGAATATGGTGCAAccagatataaataaatctgGGGCATTAAGTCGGATAAGCAAATACATTATCTAAGCAACATTTAGTCAAAGGTTTTTAGGTCAAGCACATAGTACTTGTTAGGGTAGATCCAGTATGTTTGACCAATCAATAAGAAGATGCATACCTCAGCACGAATGAGCTGGACATCCTTTACTATAAACTCGGCAGCcctatttttctcttcttcttcaagcaCAGATTTCATATCATCAGCCAAAGCATCTTCATCATTTGTGACACCAAAGGCAGTCAAATCAATATCTCCATCTGGAAGATAAGTTTTCAATGGCACAGATCCATATGGGAATACCTGCCAGAAGTTCAAACATATGATCCAACAAATACAAAAGTAATCTTCGGTGTGAGGAAGAAAGGGAGATTGGGCAAAACAATTGTCCCAAAAGGTTATATCATCAGCTACTTCCTACATGCATAATGTTCACATGCATACAGAAGCCACAAAGATAATAAAGCAGTTTAATGCAGACAGAGAACTGACAGGAAATACCAAGAAAAAATCACGTGCAGTAGAAATACTAAATCCTACAAAAACTACGAATAATAGAGATAAACACATTCGGCTTTCTTCACATGTCACCAGATGTCTATTCCATTCAAATGTAAGAAGCCATAACCCAGCACCCAGATATCCTGTAAGATGAAATTGGTTTGATGCTCAAGGCATTCATTTGTATTTTGTGACAGTGATGGTCAGTATACTTTGTGATGAGGTCCAAAGTTGTAATCATCGGGAAATTGCTCTGGTGTTATCATAGAAAAATCTTCAAAGTGGTAAAGAAATCATtaataagcataataatgGTGCATGTCAATTCTACGTGGTAGACAGTAAAACAACTTGGCACGCAATACAATACAAACCAAGAATCTGGCAAACCATCTGAGGTGAGATGACATATATCAATGATCATCATCTGATATTACGTCATGTTTGGCTTTCCGACAAAAGTTTGTTTTGCCTTCTTCTTGAGTAGCTCGCATCGCATGACTCTCACAATATGCTTGtcaaataacaattatactAAGACTGCATTGAAAACAAATCTCAACCACAGAAAAGCTAGATGTcagtgaaaaaaaatactcgGGGGACTATACTTTAGGCAGTGGGAATATACTAGAGAGATGTTCTTGTTAGTTGATTTGAAAAGGCTGCGTGTTCATCAAGGGAACACCTAATGCGGTTCCTACTGTTTACCCGagttaaaaatcatgaatCAATGTACTAAATCTTCTTAGGAATATATCTAGCTGTTACCGATGCAATTATCACTCTCTGGCCATGGCCCTCAGCagaataatttgtaatttccATCATCTAAACAGATGTGTTGAAACagtcaaaataacaaaatccaCAGCCAAACAACAGAGATGGAGCACCCAACTGCAACGGATGCATTTAAGACATAATGCACATAGACCAGCATTTAACTACGCAACATGCATTGTGACATGAAGCAAATGAAAATCACAACTCCGACGCCACTTAggcaatatattttaaacaattgtGCTAGTTACTCCAGCTCGCTTATGTCATATACCCATGTAATGGGAAAGAGCAGCTTAAAAACAGTGCAAATCAGAGACCAACCAAGACGGTATAATACACAAAGAGAGACGTGCTCTTACCTTACCTTATAAACAGACAAAACTCTAACTACAGTGAGCTACATTCACAAAGGGAATAATATTCTCAAGTCATAGGCATCTTAACTAGTCCATATAAACTTAATATGTTTAATACATCTATAAATACAAACGGCGAAAAAGTTATCGGATACAGAGTGCCTTTATAATCGTCGAGTAACTGATACGCGCACACCAAGTCATATTAATGACAGCTTCCAGATAACCTCGATAACAAATTTATAGTTTCGAGACGAAATACACGTGGACAAATCGACAGAGCATTTCCGTAACATTAAATACAACCTGTCAAGTGATTCTCTCCATAAATATCAAACACCCTGCATTACTCGGTATCCTGTCCACGTGTTAAAAAAGCAACTTTTTATCTCATATTACCAGCATTCTTCCATTTGGATATTATTCGGCATTAATAGAACACATGAGAGGAATTTGATCAAAGCTAAATTTGCCATAAAGGCTATCCTTGAATttgaagcaaaagaaaacCATGCATGCAAACAAAAGAATAAGTCCGGGCACAGTGAACATTGCAGAGAATCACTCATCTGGGCTacacacaacaaaacactaaaGACAGAAAAAAACTAAGACACAGTGCCACTGTCTCTAAATGCAAGAAACATGTACACATAGAACGTAAACATACAAATGTATCTAGTCTAGATATCTGTTAAAAAAGAGACTTATGGAAACTTCAATTTCACCTCAATGCCAAGACAATTCCTGATTAATCTCTGAATATAATCAACGACCTCCCTTCTCCTCTCTTCGGATACAGTAGTGGGTTGGACCTTCCGGATTATTTCACGGGCCGCTCTGTCAACTGTGGCCCAATTCTGCCCTCTAATCTCTAACGGGTTTGGCTCAGCGAACGGCGTCGAATGTGAAGCCACGGGCCTCAACTCCGCCGCTGCGCCACCCCCCGGAAGATCAcccattcaaaaaaaaaaaaaaaaatctttttcttaaGAAATGATACAGCTAATAAGTTAATCTATTTCAGTTCAATAATTCATACACAGAATAATGAAAACCCAATACACATCATAGAACCATTAAGAGCATTCGATCAGAAACACAgaattaaattggaaaaatatcCAACACAAAACAGGAAacggaaaagaaaaaaaaagaaacacaaagaaaGATGCTTTCTTTTCCTCTCTGTGAGCGAAATGGGAAAAAGGGTTTGGGGTgagagggggaaaaaaaagatgcCAAGAAAATGAAGGGAGTTTTCGGAGTGTTATAAAGAGGAGTGATGAGTTGAAACAggtgtttgatttgtttcCCTGTTGTGTTAGGTTGAAGCAGAAacaaaaacagcaaaaatatgcaaattgtGAATTCCGGTTGGATTGTGTGTATAAATGTGTATccaatgatataaatatacactACCAACTgcagataatttttttgtgtaatacAATTACAGCAATCTCATCATGTTTTTTGACCGCCGATTGCGCTGCTCTTAATTTCTCCGATTCTCGTTTATATAcgtcataaaatttttcaagctATTCTAAATTACTGTTACTAACCCTAGTTCAAAGGCTCCAATCTTTTCACCTACCATACCATacgtataataatataatataatatattaatattcccTCCTTCAagcacttttttttttgttttttttcttttcccatgTTTATCCtaactttttttgtattttattttgggggTTGATGGATATTCCTGCTCAAGGataaaaaagatgaataataataaatgatgtGAAATTGGGGAGTATTTGGTGACTCTGCTGTAAGcagtttttgttttcatctttaCCTGtcaaaagaagaggaaaacaaatattatagcCTTTTTGTTTGAATGTGTGCAGCAAAATATGTAGGTGGGGTTTTGCCTTTAttccttgtgttttttatgtaattacccTGAAATTAAATAGCTATTACTGAATACCAACGCAATGCTTTTTcaagataaataaacaaaacaacTCCACTCATGTTGTTACAATCTATAGTTGCACTTGTTTTTATGCTTGAAATCTTTGTATATGATTTATGTTCGTCTCTAAAACTAACAATTGTAAATTtacacctattttttttataaatagtgaataaatacacatataaATACTAAGATATTcgaaaaatttattgtagcattgcttgaaaatttaatataagcAAGAAGAGGTGCAAAAGTAGGTTTTTGAATAGAGAAAGATATGGAGGATATTTGTTAAAAGTGGTTATATCAAGTGATGCCTGAGTGAATGGTGATGCAAATGGGCATCCATGACTTGTATGTGATGCCAAAGTTGAGTTGAgtgtttttattatgaaatttaaatgaattaatggGAAATCAAAAGAAGAGCGTAGATTCTGTACCAAAGGAATAATAGTGGATTTGGATTCGGATCActgaaaatattcatattcttCAACTGAAACGCGAGGGGCAATAAGGAGATTTCACAGGGTTTTGGCTCTGACTTTAGGGATTTTGCTCTTGTATTATTAAAAACCCTAGCACTCACTCACTCTGACGCAAAACTCAATTTAAAATCCTGGTCAATTCCCAAATCTTCTCCTAACTACTATCCATCGGCGACTGAGGAAACtatggaggtaaattacagAGCTACCACTCAAATGGTGGCGTTGCTTCTGCTTTTACTGACTTCCGTGATTCCCACTTCACTCGCTTATCGACCCGGAGACATCGTTCCGATGAGCCGCATGGGCCAATACCACGCTGTAATCCTCTCCC
The nucleotide sequence above comes from Sesamum indicum cultivar Zhongzhi No. 13 linkage group LG11, S_indicum_v1.0, whole genome shotgun sequence. Encoded proteins:
- the LOC105174651 gene encoding uncharacterized protein LOC105174651, yielding MGDLPGGGAAAELRPVASHSTPFAEPNPLEIRGQNWATVDRAAREIIRKVQPTTVSEERRREVVDYIQRLIRNCLGIEVFPYGSVPLKTYLPDGDIDLTAFGVTNDEDALADDMKSVLEEEEKNRAAEFIVKDVQLIRAEVKLVKCIVQDIVVDVSFNQIGGLCTLCFLEQVDRLIGKDHLFKRSIILIKAWCYYESRILGAHHGLISTYALETLVLYIFHLFHSTLDGPLAVLYKFLDYFSKFDWETYCISLNGPVRLSSLPAIVAEMPEDSDRDLLLSSDFLSSCIGMFSVPSRGGDKNSRGFQRKHLNIVDPLKEINNLGRSVSKGNFYRIRSAFSYGARKLARILTQPEDSIATELHKFFSNTMARHGGGKRPDVQDFDPSVICNRPISAMPVPEAGLSKTDNLNEYIDEHAGDFQPSSGKFSQDLLKGTERKSDVANGEPYSSLVLKHPTLLLDRDQPSEPNALGSRFHGDSNDLATSSLGELKISAGSSTRQTPVMKESVTAIAKPYHAPHLYFSKSKSMRDREPDSDKQDNCGKSTSSLVSSGSDEGRDDAVGSMDENQFVDKDEAVASSKSKDVFPAPKSLSFSGDQNHMDSDHGSTRTSERPEALNSSDLTGDYDSYLHCLQYGRWCYEYALTIHSLHMPHLPTAPYQGSNSPWDGLLPLSHFKQNGFSHRHHNGFHPSPAMYTMQPLLVPGVPFGWEEMPKPRGTGTYFPNMSQSPQGYRSSSMKARNQAPSRSPRTNGRSMIFREPNMLDRSSHELSQPQVRVEKSVMVSSSGNHPSFSPRGNGYPNANGLSIQHEGVVEFELVGHASGTSESDKNRKQRSVSGSPKTFSGTQKSRPALSREQDRISLNHLKDEDDFPPLSA